A single genomic interval of Schistocerca americana isolate TAMUIC-IGC-003095 chromosome 2, iqSchAmer2.1, whole genome shotgun sequence harbors:
- the LOC124594423 gene encoding pyrokinin-1 receptor-like: MDSSDTGETSTPLALSATSSGDLSAVNGTATPTAADGGDPLLVSAAMTALYVAILAAGLVGNVSTCAVIARSRHLHTATNYYLFSLAISDLLLLVSGLPHELYNMWVQPYALGQAVCVLQGFAAETSANASVLTITAFTVERYVAICHPFQARGLSQLSRAVKLVIAVWCVALCLAVPQVTPLLISTSG, translated from the coding sequence ATGGATTCCTCGGACACGGGCGAGACGAGCACCCCGCTGGCGCTGTCGGCGACGTCGAGCGGCGACCTGTCGGCGGTGAACGGCACGGCGACCCCGACGGCCGCCGACGGCGGCGACCCGCTGCTGGTGTCTGCGGCGATGACGGCGCTGTACGTGGCCATCCTGGCGGCGGGGCTGGTGGGCAACGTGAGCACGTGCGCCGTGATCGCGCGCAGCCGCCACCTGCACACGGCCACCAACTACTACCTGTTCAGCCTGGCCATCAGCGACCTGCTGCTGCTCGTGTCCGGGCTGCCGCACGAGCTGTACAACATGTGGGTGCAGCCGTACGCGCTCGGCCAGGCCGTGTGCGTGCTGCAGGGCTTCGCGGCCGAGACGTCGGCCAACGCGTCCGTGCTCACCATCACCGCCTTCACCGTCGAGCGCTACGTGGCCATCTGCCACCCGTTCCAGGCGCGCGGTCTCTCCCAGCTGTCCAGGGCCGTCAAGCTGGTCATCGCCGTCTGGTGCGTCGCCCTCTGCCTCGCCGTGCCGCAGGTAACGCCTCTCCTTATATCTACATCTGGCTAA